A part of Aspergillus flavus chromosome 5, complete sequence genomic DNA contains:
- a CDS encoding vacuolar armadillo repeat protein Vac8 (putative Vacuolar protein 8) produces the protein MSGIASACLSCLSTVDRWCHITACLGPIGGRSRDGIYETTLADNEREAVSDLLGYLENRAETDFFRGEPLSALSTLVYSDNVDLQRSASLTFAEITERDVREVDRDTLEPILFLLQSSDIEVQRAASAALGNLAVNADNKVLIVALGGLAPLIRQMMSPNVEVQCNAVGCITNLATHEDNKAKIARSGALGPLIRLAKSKDMRVQRNATGALLNMTHSDDNRQQLVNAGAIPVLVQLLSSSDVDVQYYCTTALSNIAVDASNRKRLAQTESRLVQSLVHLMDSSTPKVQCQAALALRNLASDEKYQLEIVRAKGLPPLLRLLQSSYLPLILSAVACIRNISIHPLNESPIIDAGFLKPLVDLLGSTDNEEIQCHAISTLRNLAASSDRNKELVLQAGAVQKCKDLVLKVPLSVQSEMTAAIAVLALSDELKPHLLNLGVFDVLIPLTESESIEVQGNSAAALGNLSSKVGDYSIFVRDWADPNGGIHGYLKRFLASGDPTFQHIAIWTLLQLLESEDKRLISYIAKSDDVVHMVKSISDKNIESDEEDQEDGEGEVIALARRCLEFLGNGPRQTLVEA, from the exons ATGAGTGGGATCGCGAGTGCGTGTTTATCCTGTCTCTCGACAGTTGACCGCTGGTGTCATATCACCGCCTGCCTCGGGCCTATCGGCGGTCGCTCGAGGGATGGAATTTATGAGACAACCTTAGCAGATAATGAGCGGGAAGCAGTTTCCGACTTGTTAGGCTACCTTGAAAAT AGAGCCGAGACCGACTTCTTTAGAGGCGAACCGCTTAGCGCTTTAAGTACACTTGTATATTCCGATAATGTTGACCTTCAACGAAGTGCCAGTTTGACCTTTGCGGAAATCACGGAGAGAG ACGTGCGCGAAGTCGATCGGGATACCCTCGAACCAATCCTTTTCCTGTTACAAAGCTCCGATATTGAGGTACAACGCGCGGCCAGTGCTGCTCTGGGAAACCTCGCTGTAAATG CGGATAACAAGGTATTGATTGTCGCCCTCGGAGGGCTGGCCCCTCTAATACGGCAGATGATGTCGCCCAATGTCGAAGTCCAATGCAATGCGGTTGGTTGCATCACAAATCTAGCTACGCATGAGGACAACAAGGCCAAGATAGCTCGGTCGGGTGCTCTGGGACCGTTGATTCGTCTGGCGAAATCCAAGGATATGCGTGTACAACGGAACGCGACGGGGGCCTTGCTAAACATGACACACTCTG ATGATAACCGACAACAACTCGTCAACGCTGGCGCGATTCCCGTCTTGGTTCAACTACTTTCCTCCTCCGATGTTGATGTACAATACTATTGCACAACGGCTCTCAGCAATATTGCCGTCGATGCGTCAAACCGAAAGAGACTTGCCCAAACTGAATCGCGGTTGGTTCAGTCACTGGTTCATCTCATGGattcctccacccccaaagTCCAATGCCAGGCCGCGCTGGCTCTTCGCAACCTGGCTTCGGACGAGAAATACCAGCTCGAAATCGTTCGCGCCAAAGGTCTTCCGCCGCTCTTGCGCCTCTTGCAGTCCTCTTACCTTCCCCTCATACTCTCCGCCGTCGCATGCATCCGCAACATCTCTATTCACCCGCTGAACGAATCCCCCATCATCGATGCGGGCTTTCTGAAGCCACTGGTGGATCTGCTTGGCTCGACGGATAACGAAGAGATCCAGTGCCACGCTATTTCTACGCTCCGAAATCTGGCCGCCAGCTCGGACCGTAACAAGGAGCTTGTCCTCCAAGCGGGTGCGGTCCAGAAATGCAAGGACCTGGTCCTGAAGGTTCCCCTCAGCGTCCAGTCGGAGATGACTGCCGCCATCGCGGTTCTGGCCCTCAGCGATGAGCTCAAACCCCATCTTCTGAATCTCGGCGTTTTTGACGTTCTGATCCCTCTGACGGAGTCTGAAAGCATTGAAGTGCAAGGGAATAGTGCCGCGGCTTTGGGCAATCTTTCCTCCAAGG TCGGCGACTATTCGATATTTGTTCGAGATTGGGCGGATCCCAATGGAGGTATCCACGGCTATCTCAAGCGATTCCTCGCCAGCGGAGATCCTACCTTCCAGCACATTGCTATCTGGACCCTCCTTCAGCTGTTGGAGTCCGAAGATAAGAGACTGATCAGCTATATTGCCAAGTCCGATGACGTCGTGCATATGGTCAAGTCGATCTCCGACAAGAACATCGAgtcggacgaggaagatcaggaagaTGGTGAGGGCGAGGTAATTGCGCTGGCACGACGATGCCTCGAATTTCTTGGTAACGGCCCCCGACAAACGCTTGTGGAAGCTTAA